The following proteins are co-located in the Pyricularia oryzae 70-15 chromosome 1, whole genome shotgun sequence genome:
- a CDS encoding rab protein — protein MAVASEDSLPTLKVLLVGSSNVGKSALLTRYCHDKFEPEDAAATIGIDYKRKRLAVYGKAYQLNLFDTAGQERFRTLSTSYYRGAHGVIIAYDISNRRSFAELGRWFDEVKSNTVAEIALFLVGTKLDIAPTNRAVSYEEGLALAQANGAQFCEASSKTRENVRKPFVDIVNRIVQEPVLLKKVNASRNSLGTVKVNKASAEDASWLSCAC, from the exons ATGGCGGTGGCATCAGAGGACTCATTACCGACGCTCAAGGTATTGCTGGTTGGGTCGTCAAACGTCGGAAAGTCTGCCT TACTCACGAGGTACTGCCACGACAAGTTCGAGCCAGAAgatgcagcagcaacaattgGAATTGACTACAAG CGGAAAAGGCTAGCTGTCTATGGAAAAGCATACCAGCTCAATCTGTTTGATACT GCTGGCCAGGAACGATTTCGAACCTTATCGACAAGCTACTACAGGGGGGCACACGGGGTAATAATTGCATATGACATCTCGAATAGGAGGTCATTCGCGGAGCTAGGGAGATGGTTTGACGAGGTCAAGTCAAACACCGTGGCTGAGATTGCGCTGTTCCTG GTGGGCACGAAGCTCGACATTGCCCCAACAAATAGGGCCGTGTCATACGAGGAAGGTCTCGCCTTGGCGCAGGCCAATGGAGCGCAGTTCTGCGAGGCCAGTTCCAAGACGCGAGAGAACGTACGAAAACCGTTCGTCGACATTGTCAACCGCATCGTACAGGAGCCGGTACTGCTGAAGAAAGTCAACGCATCCCGCAACAGTTTGGGCACCGTAAAGGTCAATAAGGCAAGCGCCGAAGATGCCTCGTGGCTATCCTGTGCGTGTTGA